A single Aspergillus puulaauensis MK2 DNA, chromosome 7, nearly complete sequence DNA region contains:
- a CDS encoding uncharacterized protein (COG:S;~EggNog:ENOG410Q09V;~InterPro:IPR000095) → MPLSPHFSVSAPRPTAQDFDRPSTGASCSDNPDHSVHMRSRSTAHTQSPKRLSVFSGRSRSNTTTSTSTSINSSRRSPSSSMTSNENALLPFTHEDRAVPAGGARHDRHESVTKSLFLRGSRILRRQGSKVNMVGTPEEEEEMEREKSRFDFSRHHKTRSNDAHEQRKRLISDPFDFHHLTHTSPAQFQSLGKTRENDLVTEFSAIRASQKPVTNLKGIRADDINLRSLSAEDLSHFVIDHDNVGPSPASPPHSPGERCTSPRQLDSRPLRESRIFENFSRPVSRHPRLDAPASPPRASSPRLASSPEIPEPSPRVIDEILDLDSQQQSYPEHTYYTDDDSMPASSPTSLNLEGMIHPTLGHAITTDPNNENMDARNVSALTSPSSELEDVPEEDEATHWHDSPESDYSRTLESQVSPKTNVAPKSHLSINVAQELSKKFSEALGSPTLPQYSRDRAHTPHDDRATQIALRRQSSVHQKTIHETIYESWDDDIDYCYEHAAESNSDFDWGRASVDEARKDGIAVPVTTSNRSVSSTQPSVSFSDQKYLRTSVLSTPDLDSSASRSAPSSRLATTPFSAGYGGEMGTQKDGVFLRPVSSSVLSGALTKHISPDTMYEDYLAADGESDRHFSFCSQGGFHAVEQPVSPRSSFSPISKYNSQESLILSRAASIVRKHRSSVSTTSVPELVHSLASSRDFSTSDLMLPGEQSELVNQDSSSHSSNHRQTKSLAREIESQIMSRPESNNSTDSTKLMGGASVHDRAKSTSEVEAAPLVNKVARPELPPKSANRQKGRTTSYSLFPSPKIPSPANA, encoded by the exons ATGCCATTAAGCCCTCACTTTTCTGTTTCAGCCCCTCGCCCAACGGCGCAGGATTTCGACCGGCCGTCCACCGGAGCGTCCTGCAGTGACAACCCCGACCATTCGGTTCATATGCGCTCAAGGTCAACTGCTCATACCCAGAGCCCTAAAAGATTGTCCGTTTTCAGTGGGCGTTCGAGGAGCAACACCACGACTTCTACATCTACCTCTATCAACTCGTCGCGTCgctccccctcctcttcaatgACATCCAACGAGAACGCACTTTTGCCCTTCACGCATGAGGACCGCGCAGTTCCCGCAGGCGGTGCGCGCCACGACCGGCATGAAAGTGTAACTAAGTCACTCTTCCTACGTGGAAGCCGGATTCTGCGCCGTCAAGGGAGTAAGGTCAATATGGTTGGTACcccggaggaagaagaggaaatggAGCGCGAAAAATCCCGTTTCGACTTTAGCCGTCACCATAAGACACGGTCGAATGATGCCC ATGAGCAGAGGAAGCGCCTGATTTCTGATCCTTTCGACTTCCACCACTTAACTCACACCAGCCCGGCTCAGTTTCAATCGCTGGGTAAGACTCGGGAGAATGATTTGGTTACGGAATTCTCCGCCATCCGAGCATCCCAAAAACCTGTCACGAATCTCAAAGGCATCCGGGCGGATGATATTAATTTGCGAAGCCTTTCAGCTGAGGATCTCTCTCACTTCGTGATCGATCACGACAACGTTGGCCCGTCACCTGCTAGTCCACCACATTCGCCCGGTGAGAGATGCACTAGCCCACGCCAACTAGACTCGCGGCCCCTACGAGAATCGCGAATCTTTGAGAACTTTTCGCGGCCTGTATCAAGGCATCCTCGACTCGATGCACCTGCTTCACCACCGCGTGCTTCGTCGCCAAGACTGGCGTCATCTCCTGAGATCCCAGAACCTTCACCTAGAGTGATTGATGAAATCCTGGACTTGGACTCTCAGCAACAGTCATATCCGGAGCATACTTACTACACAGATGATGACTCCATGCCCGCCTCTTCGCCGACGAGCCTCAATTTGGAGGGTATGATCCACCCTACCTTGGGTCATGCCATCACCACTGACCCCAACAACGAAAATATGGATGCTAGAAATGTGTCGGCACTCACAAGTCCCAGCTCAGAGTTGGAGGATGTTCccgaggaggacgaagcAACACATTGGCATGACAGCCCGGAATCAGATTACTCAAGAACTCTGGAGAGTCAAGTGTCGCCTAAAACAAATGTCGCCCCAAAATCTCACCTATCCATTAATGTAGCACAGGAACTCTCAAAGAAGTTTTCCGAGGCATTGGGATCACCCACTCTTCCTCAATATTCTCGGGATCGAGCCCACACGCCGCATGACGACCGAGCCACTCAAATTGCACTCCGACGGCAATCATCAGTCCATCAGAAAACCATCCACGAGACAATCTATGAATCCTGggatgatgatattgacTACTGTTACGAACACGCAGCAGAGTCAAATTCTGATTTCGACTGGGGTCGCGCTTCAGTAGACGAAGCTCGAAAGGACGGAATCGCGGTTCCTGTTACCACATCCAACCGGAGTGTCTCATCAACGCAGCCTTCGGTATCTTTTTCTGACCAAAAATACCTTAGGACGTCGGTGCTTTCGACACCTGACTTGGACTCCAGTGCTTCGCGCTCAGCACCGAGTTCCCGCTTAGCTACAACGCCGTTTAGTGCTGGCTATGGGGGTGAGATGGGTACCCAGAAGGATGGAGTCTTTCTCCGACCAGTCAGTTCCTCCGTGTTGTCAGGAGCTCTGACTAAACACATCTCCCCCGATACGATGTACGAGGACTACCTCGCGGCTGATGGGGAATCAGATCGACacttctccttctgttcACAAGGCGGGTTCCACGCTGTAGAGCAACCCGTGTCTCCTCGAAGCAGCTTCTCCCCCATCAGCAAATACAACTCACAGGAGAGTCTAATATTATCCCGCGCTGCTTCAATCGTACGGAAACATCGGTCATCAGTTTCCACCACAAGCGTGCCCGAGTTGGTACACAGCCTTGCGAGCAGCCGCGACTTTTCTACATCGGACCTTATGCTTCCTGGGGAGCAGTCCGAGTTGGTGAACCAGGACTCCtcttcccattcctccaacCACCGCCAGACAAAAAGCCTGGCACGGGAAATCGAGTCGCAAATCATGTCCCGCCCAGagagcaacaacagcaccgaTTCCACAAAGCTGATGGGGGGGGCTTCTGTTCACGACCGCGCCAAGTCCACATCTGAAGTTGAGGCTGCTCCCCTGGTGAACAAGGTTGCCAGACCCGAACTTCCTCCAAAGAGCGCAAATCGGCAGAAGGGTCGCACCACATCATACTCCCTCTTTCCATCACCAAAGATTCCTTCGCCCGCGAACGCCTAA
- the MID1 gene encoding MID1 family protein (BUSCO:EOG09261S7X;~COG:S;~EggNog:ENOG410PIPW;~InterPro:IPR024338;~PFAM:PF12929;~go_function: GO:0005262 - calcium channel activity [Evidence IEA];~go_process: GO:0098703 - calcium ion import across plasma membrane [Evidence IEA]), whose protein sequence is MAAMARRWIEPSSSPTPRKAVHRHRRPGVMESLNILLALLISVIAPALATVTGPPDRSIAKDETPAGFPYALGSFNGLLIDHGEDEMGETPRLDLVSRAPKDATVEPLKNNKFEAHEISMGAAQRWSFSVNSAASNGANNARNDQNKNTKVYISVTICRQPIPKESISDTGQGPDPLVVHVSEKDNKQRKPESFAEGHMSTTLHTKSDVYIDIEAPKPSDFIGSYSYQVAVSTDNFFHKFNDQVALQSDTGSTTALLYYAEEIANIDTANYTVFTINADKADLSGLSQSYCALERAGKIANVETSSTKPREQFSITGLNRSSNYMGVLATSNTTNFGNGIVGGGGTVWKAEPFKTKANGNCEIIHKLGFCSDTAQAVPYNPSMSLSEAGKKYDDNAEKLYRNFAYSLQQIQCNTTSETNFSMAVNCSGCADAYKAWLCAVTIPECDDYNASNYEPNNGSLIRNIKQPFPNGTHITEAFNTSIIKGPRNGFIDETIKPGPYSEKLPNLKFCHDLVRQCPMALGFSCPDGNRAKYSYNVSTGLSLQVPYPLWSTMMASSIVGTVLWPF, encoded by the exons ATGGCCGCGATGGCCCGAAGATGGATCGAACCGTCCAGTTCCCCTACGCCACGAAAAGCCGTTCACCGACATCGTCGTCCTGGTGTTATGGAGAGTCTCAATATCTTACTCGCCCTACTTATCTCCGTTATTGCCCCCGCGTTGGCTACTGTCACGGGGCCGCCTGACCGTTCAATTGCCAAAGATGAGACACCTGCTGGATTTCCGTATGCCCTTGGCTCGTTCAACGGCCTGCTCATAGATcatggggaggatgagatgggaGAAACACCGAGATTGGATCTTGTCAGTCGGGCTCCTAAAGACGCAACAGTGGAACCCCTTAAGAACAATAAATTCGAGGCACACGAAATTAGCATGGGCGCGGCTCAGCGATGGTCTTTTTCGGTGAACTCTGCGGCGAGCAACGGCGCCAACAATGCGCGCAATGATCAGAACAAAAACACGAAAGTCTACATATCTGTCACCATATGCAGGCAACCCATTCCTAAAGAGTCGATTTCTGATACTGGGCAGGGCCCGGATCCACTGGTGGTCCATGTTTCGGAAAAGGACAATAAACAGCGGAAACCCGAAAGCTTTGCGGAAGGGCATATGAGCACGACTCTACATACCAAGTCCGATGTGTACATTGATATAGAGGCTCCGAAGCCTTCAGATTTCATTGGGTCCTATTCCTACCAAGTGGCGGTGTCCACAGATAATTTCTTCCACAAATTTAATGATCAGGTTGCGCTTCAGTCCGATACGGGCTCGACAACGGCCCTGCTCTATTATGCCGAAGAAATTGCAAATATCGACACGGCCAACTACACTGTGTTCACCATCAACGCGGATAAAGCGGACTTATCTGGTCTGTCACAATCCTACTGCGCCCTTGAGCGGGCTGGCAAGATAGCCAATGTCGAAACAAGCTCCACCAAACCTAGGGAGCAATTCTCCATCACTGGCCTAAATCGTAGCTCAAATTACATGGGCGTCCTAGCGACGAGTAACACCACTAATTTTGGAAATGGGATTGTTGGCGGAGGCGGGACGGTCTGGAAGGCCGAACCGTTCAAGACAAAAGCGA ATGGCAATTGCGAAATTATTCACAAATTAGGCTTTTGCTCCGACACTGCCCAAGCAGTCCCTTACAACCCATCGATGAGCTTATCGGAAGCCGGGAAAAAATATGACGACAACGCAGAAAAGTTGTATAGAAACTTCGCATACTCCCTTCAACAAATTCAGTGCAACACCACCAGTGAAACCAATTTTTCCATGGCTGTCAACTGCTCAGGTTGCGCAGATGCCTATAAAGCATGGCTCTGCGCCGTGACTATCCCCGAGTGTGACGATTACAACGCTTCGAACTACGAACCAAACAACGGCTCCTTGATCCGCAACATCAAACAACCGTTCCCCAATGGCACACACATCACCGAGGCGTTCAACACATCTATTATAAAAGGCCCTCGGAATGGTTTCATTGATGAGACTATCAAACCAGGTCCCTACAGTGAGAAACTTCCAAACCTGAAGTTCTGCCATGACCTAGTGCGGCAATGCCCCATGGCCTTGGGGTTTTCATGTCCAGATGGAAATAGGGCAAAATATTCGTATAATGTCAGCACCGGGTTGAGTCTTCAGGTACCATATCCTTTGTGGTCTACTATGATGGCGTCTTCGATTGTTGGAACCGTGCTGTGGCCTTTCTAG
- a CDS encoding splicing factor ESS-2 family protein (COG:S;~EggNog:ENOG410PJD2;~InterPro:IPR019148;~PFAM:PF09751), whose product MSSSKALIKRDNETSLMPPPPPPKRIKRPSTVLDEDIYTDALSHIIARDYFPGLLESQVKREYLDALDSKDKEWITSSRKRLTELMITPKRSRPQFDSGFITPNFRGAGAPGDTPTGWGGDTPMSVVSAATTITETESTQKTTRPDVSKMGLLDFQSKYTSEDNESFNKLLDKQNTKRREKYAWLWSGNKIPTARQIAHYQRETKRIEAQGGKPDQQKQVAIKTDFDARPAKPDGWKMEAENTLMFLPSSVEDSYETIQQKAEATSRVGPKRVVYQNTRLPEESSSKASNGPPLSPSISAIQDAIAGKPRQTETESGYTGGETPRVNGYAFVDEDEHEPEPTTSQNAAESELDDLRILGKSDATPNPFEIKQNRRREDLHHRMVDRVARTKRAEKAAQSTKTPITATPRFASSPRLDFGLRTPSSATPGSGGTNKALTPAAQKLLSRMGSTPRREKSPSSSALRNTWTPASRKQE is encoded by the coding sequence ATGTCCTCCTCCAAAGCGCTTATCAAGCGTGATAACGAGACAAGTCTAATGCCGCCCCCGCCTCCCCCAAAACGCATCAAACGTCCTTCCACCGTTCttgatgaagatatctaCACCGATGCGCTATCGCATATTATTGCGCGAGATTACTTTCCGGGACTGTTAGAATCACAAGTGAAACGGGAATACCTCGATGCGCTAGACTCCAAAGATAAGGAATGGATTACAAGTTCGAGGAAGAGGCTTACGGAACTGATGATAACTCCTAAGCGATCTCGGCCTCAGTTCGATTCCGGGTTTATAACGCCGAATTTCAGAGGCGCAGGAGCTCCTGGAGATACACCGACAGGCTGGGGTGGTGATACGCCCATGTCGGTCGtttcggcggcgacgacAATAACAGAAACGGAGTCAACGCAAAAAACTACCCGTCCGGATGTCAGCAAAATGGGTTTGCTTGATTTTCAATCCAAGTATACCAGCGAGGATAACGAATCTTTCAACAAGCTATTGGATAAACAGAATACCAAACGTCGAGAGAAATATGCTTGGCTCTGGAGCGGGAACAAAATTCCGACTGCACGGCAGATTGCTCACTACCAGCGCGAAACGAAACGTATAGAAGCGCAGGGTGGCAAACCAGATCAGCAGAAACAAGTTGCCATCAAGACGGATTTTGATGCCCGGCCTGCCAAGCCGGATGGGTGGAAGATGGAGGCGGAGAACACGCTGATGTTCTTACCTTCATCTGTTGAGGACTCGTACGAGACTATCCAACAGAAGGCTGAGGCTACTTCACGCGTCGGTCCTAAGCGGGTCGTATATCAGAATACTAGACTTCCAGAAGAGAGTTCCTCGAAAGCCAGTAACGGCCCGCCGCTCTCGCCATCGATATCGGCGATTCAAGATGCGATTGCTGGCAAGCCACGTCAGACAGAGACAGAATCAGGATACACCGGCGGCGAAACACCACGGGTAAACGGGTATGCATttgttgacgaagacgagcaCGAGCCCGAACCTACCACATCCCAGAACGCCGCTGAGTCCGAACTCGATGACCTCCGTATCCTAGGTAAAAGCGACGCAACCCCGAATCCATTCGAGATCAAACAGAACCGTCGCCGGGAAGATCTTCACCACCGCATGGTCGATCGTGTTGCCCGCACAAAACGGGCCGAAAAAGCCGCGCAAAGTACCAAAACTCCCATCACAGCTACGCCTCGGTTCGCCAGCAGTCCAAGGCTGGACTTTGGGCTCCGCACTCCTAGTTCGGCCACGCCTGGCTCTGGTGGCACAAATAAAGCGCTGACGCCGGCGGCGCAGAAGCTCTTGTCCAGAATGGGAAGTACGCCCAGGCGGGAGAAGTCGCCTTCGTCATCTGCGCTGAGAAATACGTGGACACCAGCGTCGAGGAAGCAGGAATGA
- a CDS encoding uncharacterized protein (TransMembrane:1 (i99-117o)), translated as MVVVHRQGDSIWYPHAHRIRSKSRATGVNHSLTSVSEKRMRRDNRLKSQDSAKKPQYWPGGHSRAWSRASGGENVENRGVEANDDPDVPGLTSNRRRRLFFCVVALVGLCVFASSSTCRGPCRVLSSDALTAVSTVRQLVRKLPPDSLVTTQVFRCSQQPLFVMFAAVVTRQSSSSMEAPSLGFLGLAPFSGSRFSRDNFAAKGLSGGDGPFFSPFRPPEHQIQRNQNSRGSNPPPIPAQHSPCGMQSESGTAWSEFLAL; from the exons ATGGTCGTGGTCCACCGTCAGGGCGACTCTATCTGGTATCCGCATGCCCATCGCATTCGCAGTAAATCAAGAGCGACGGGCGTGAACCACAGTCTCACGAGCGTCTCTGAAAAGAGGATGCGACGCGACAATCGCCTCAAATCGCAGGATTCCGCTAAAAAACCACAATATTGGCCGGGCGGCCACTCACGGGCTTGGTCTCGTGCCTCGGGTGGAGAGAACGTTGAAAATCGGGGAGTGGAAGCGAATGACGATCCAGACGTGCCTGGATTGACTTCCAATCGACGTCGGCGGTTGTTTTTCTGTGTTGTGGCCCTTGTGGGATTGTgtgtttttgcttcttcctcgacttGCCGTGGACCGTGTCGGGTCTTATCCTCGGATGCTCTGACTGCGGTTTCCACCGTTCGCCAGCTCGTGAGAA AGCTCCCCCCAGATTCTCTTGTGACAACCCAGGTTTTCCGGTGCTCGCAACAGCCACTGTTTGTGATGTTCGCTGCGGTGGTGACACGCCAATCTTCCAGTTCCATGGAG GCCCCATCTCTGGGATTCTTGGGCTTAGCTCCGTTCTCTGGTTCCCGCTTCAGTCGAGATAATTTCGCGGCAAAGGGCCTATCGGGCGGCGATGgtcctttcttttcccctttcCGACCTCCTGAACACCAGATCCAAAGGAACCAGAACTCCAGAGGTTCGAACCCACCGCCGATTCCTGCCCAACACAGTCCGTGTGGGATGCAGAGCGAGTCTGGAACTGCATGGTCGGAATTTCTGGCTCTGTAA